A genomic window from Prunus persica cultivar Lovell chromosome G2, Prunus_persica_NCBIv2, whole genome shotgun sequence includes:
- the LOC18785855 gene encoding probable WRKY transcription factor 12: MEGDQRGVPSYEVQISFSSTPNPQQSIHEMGFVQFEDHHPHHNQVLSFMAPSSHIQQQQPNNSHHPHHHQPAELSSGASAAATTTSNGVTVGFSTHTDLLVARPSWNNSNDQVGTLDPKAISDENGTGNASDCSNSWWRSSSSEKSKMKVRRKLREPRFCFQTRSDVDVLDDGYKWRKYGQKVVKNSLHPRSYYRCTHSNCRVKKRVERLSEDCRMVITTYEGRHNHTPCDDSNSSEHECFSSF; the protein is encoded by the exons atggaaGGAGATCAAAGAGGGGTTCCGAGTTATGAAGTTCAGATTTCGTTTTCGAGCACCCCAAACCCTCAACAATCGATCCACGAAATGGGGTTTGTGCAGTTCGAAgatcatcatcctcatcataaTCAGGTTTTGAGCTTCATGGCCCCATCATCACATatacagcagcagcagcctaACAATTCTCATcaccctcatcatcatcagccaGCTGAGCTCAGCAGCGGTGCCTCAgccgccgccaccaccaccagcaaCGGCGTTACCGTGGGGTTTAGTACACATACTGACCTACTTGTTGCAAGACCTTCTTGGAATAATAGTAACGACCAG GTGGGAACGTTGGATCCAAAGGCTATTAGTGATGAAAATGGGACTGGTAATGCTAGTGATTGCAGCAACTCATG GTGGAGGAGCTCAAGCTCAGAGAAGAGCAAGATGAAGGTGAGGAGAAAGCTTAGGGAGCCAAGATTCTGTTTCCAAACCAGAAGTGATGTGGATGTGCTTGATGATGGTTACAAATGGAGGAAATATGGCCAGAAAGTTGTCAAGAACAGCCTTCATCCTAg AAGCTACTACCGCTGTACTCACAGTAACTGTCGGGTGAAGAAAAGGGTCGAACGACTGTCTGAAGATTGTCGAATGGTGATAACAACCTATGAAGGTAGACACAACCACACCCCTTGCGATGACTCTAATTCCTCTGAACATGAATGCTTTAGCTCTTTCTAA